A section of the Phaseolus vulgaris cultivar G19833 chromosome 8, P. vulgaris v2.0, whole genome shotgun sequence genome encodes:
- the LOC137824430 gene encoding uncharacterized protein — translation MTTKGTSHSAPNTECCMCGDLGFSDQLFQCRVCQFRSQHRYCSNLYPKPESLGTCNWCLSQREDTKEKSGNSSNSSSSIWNNDDESRIKRIKNGINNSAQNMGLKKGPKGSGILHLQIQKPIKKPKSPDSSRSPSASTSPHKSPPVLVSTRKRIVTNGALEERLRRTRSEDIANSGGATKQVFRNKVRRYKLLEEVSS, via the exons ATGACAACCAAAGGAACATCTCACTCTGCACCCAATACAGAGTGTTGCATGTGTGGGGATCTTGGCTTCTCTGATCAGCTTTTTCAATGCAGAGTTTGCCAATTCAGATCTCAGCACAG ATACTGCAGCAATCTGTACCCGAAGCCAGAGTCTCTTGGAACCTGCAATTGGTGTTTGAGTCAGAGAGAGGACACCAAAGAGAAGTCGGGCAATTCTTCGAATTCCTCCTCGTCAATTTGGAACAACGATGATGAGAGCAGGATCAAGAGAATCAAGAATGGTATCAACAACAGTGCTCAAAACATGGGGCTCAAGAAGGGACCCAAAGGGAGTGGTATCCTTCATCTCCAAATTCAGAAACCCATTAAGAAACCAAAGTCACCAGACTCATCAAGATCGCCATCAGCATCCACATCCCCCCACAAATCTCCACCGGTTCTAGTTTCAACCCGCAAGAGAATAGTCACGAACGGTGCCTTGGAAGAGAGACTGAGGAGGACCAGGTCAGAAGACATAGCAAATTCGGGTGGTGCCACCAAACAGGTCTTCAGGAATAAGGTCAGAAGGTACAAGCTTTTGGAAGAAGTTTCTagttaa